Proteins encoded within one genomic window of Panicum virgatum strain AP13 chromosome 1N, P.virgatum_v5, whole genome shotgun sequence:
- the LOC120655195 gene encoding uncharacterized protein LOC120655195 — protein MVLRFRRWSRLATAEWESMRYRILLEIRGIPAHAWSVAAAQVILDGACAIPEPTPSTLARADSHHFQAAVWCADPDLIPNEAIVRIPERVEGLGNNNLFLQPEEIIHHELPLLRCKDWNDNSSSDGTGTLPDRVLTDTDSEDEYPGFHQSSRSGPWPRRTVFRTPGFGDPRGVSAGNEGTNSGAPAGDCARRCAPGPSSGPLWRFGRGLPVVSNGPPHFPPLRFGSVTPVLLRPAAGTSPRLLDDHADTLVGARDTPTVARDFDPMFDEASGSHVCWLSLDDLGVGLFPDLEVPAPGAQSDPMHLEAGMLPAQPSSVPGIDEVARSAATTNTTIADLESIRFDVPDMAPVVCSSPVVPNNGLGRLPRRC, from the exons ATGGTGTTACGTTTTCGTCGCTGGAGCAGGTTGGCCACGGCGGAGTGGGAATCGATGCGCTACCGCATTTTGCTTGAAATCAGGGGTATTCCTGCTCATGCCTGGTCGGTCGCCGCCGCGCAAGTGATTCTTGATGGTGCTTGTGCTATTCCGGAGCCAACCCCTTCTACATTAGCCCGTGCTGATTCACATCATTTTCAGGCGGCTGTATGGTGTGCTGATCCCGACCTTATCCCCAATGAAGCCATCGTTCGCATTCCTGAGCGTGTTGAGGGCCTGGGCAACAATAATTTGTTCTTACAACCTGAGGAGATTATTCATCATGAGTTGCCTTTGCTTCGATGCAAGGATTGGAACGACAACAGCTCCTCTGATGGAACTGGCACCCTTCCAGACCGGGTCCTTACTGATACTGACTCTGAAGACGAATACCCAGGTTTTCATCAGTCTTCTCGTTCCGGACCCTGGCCGCGCCGGACTGTCTTCCGCACCCCGGGCTTCGGTGATCCCAGAGGTGTGTCTGCGGGCAATGAAGGTACAAACTCCGGTGCACCGGCAGGTGATTGTGCACGAAGGTGTGCACCTGGGCCCTCCAGTGGTCCACTGTGGCGTTTTGGTCGCGGACTTCCTGTTGTTTCTAATGGTCCACCGCACTTTCCCCCTCTGCGCTTTGGTTCGGTTACGCCGGTGCTTCTACGTCCTGCCGCCGGGACGTCCCCCCGTCTATTGGATGATCATGCCGATACTTTGGTCGGGGCAAGAGACACTCCCACGGTCGCTAGAGACTTTGATCCTATGTTTGATGAGGCCTCTGGTTCTCACGTGTGTTGGCTGTCATTGGATGATTTAGGGGTTGGGCTGTTCCCTGATCTTGAAGTCCCAGCACCAGGTGCCCAGTCTGATCCGATGCACCTCGAGGCTGGGATGCTCCCTGCTCAACCTAGCTCTGTTCCGGGTATCGATGAGGTCGCCCGGTCCGCTGCTACTACCAACACCACCATAGCTGACTTGGAATCAATCCGTTTTGATGTACCAGACATGGCGCCGGTTGTCTGCTCCTCTCCTGTCGTACCAAATAAT GGACTAGGGAGGCTACCCCGCCGGTGTTAG